A DNA window from Loxodonta africana isolate mLoxAfr1 chromosome 7, mLoxAfr1.hap2, whole genome shotgun sequence contains the following coding sequences:
- the APLNR gene encoding apelin receptor, producing MEEGGDFDNYYGADNQSECEYTDWKSSGALIPAIYILVFLLGTTGNGLVLWTVFRSSREKRRSADIFIASLAVADLTFVVTLPLWATYTYQDYHWPFGTFACKLSSYLIFVNMYASVFCLTGLSFDRYLAIVRPVANARLRLRVSGAVATAVLWVLAALLAMPVMVFRSTDNLENNTKVQCYMDYSLVATSSSEWAWEVGLGVSSTAVGFVVPFIIMLTCYFFIAQTIASHFRKERIEGLRKRRRLLSIIVVLVVTFALCWMPYHLVKTLYMLGSLVHWPCDFDLFLMNVFPYCTCISYVNSCLNPFLYAFFDPRFRKTCTSMLCWGHGRCRGTSHSSSGEKSASYSSGHSQGPSPNLGKGGEQAQEKSIPYSQETLVVD from the coding sequence ATGGAGGAAGGGGGTGATTTCGACAACTACTATGGGGCGGACAACCAGTCCGAGTGCGAGTACACGGACTGGAAGTCCTCTGGGGCCCTCATCCCTGCCATCTACATCCTGGTCTTCCTTCTGGGCACCACGGGCAACGGCCTGGTCCTCTGGACCGTGTTTCGGAGCAGCCGGGAGAAGAGGCGCTCGGCTGACATCTTCATCGCCAGCCTGGCAGTGGCTGACCTGACCTTCGTGGTGACCCTGCCACTGTGGGCCACCTACACCTACCAGGACTACCACTGGCCCTTTGGCACCTTCGCCTGCAAGCTGAGCAGCTACCTCATCTTTGTCAACATGTATGCCAGTGTTTTCTGCCTCACCGGCCTCAGCTTTGACCGCTACCTGGCCATCGTGAGGCCCGTAGCCAATGCACGGCTGAGGTTGCGGGTCAGCGGGGCTGTGGCCACGGCTGTTCTGTGGGTGCTGGCCGCCCTCTTGGCCATGCCGGTCATGGTCTTCCGCTCCACCGACAACCTGGAGAACAACACCAAGGTGCAGTGCTACATGGACTACTCCTTGGTGGCCACCTCGAGCTCAGAGTGGGCCTGGGAGGTGGGCCTGGGAGTCTCGTCCACTGCCGTGGGCTTCGTGGTGCCCTTCATCATCATGCTGACCTGCTACTTCTTCATCGCCCAAACCATCGCCAGCCACTTCCGTAAGGAGCGCATCGAGGGCTTGCGGAAGCGGCGCCGGCTGCTCAGTATCATCGTGGTGCTGGTGGTCACCTTCGCTCTGTGCTGGATGCCTTACCACCTGGTGAAGACGCTCTACATGCTGGGCAGCCTGGTGCACTGGCCCTGCGACTTCGACCTCTTCCTCATGAACGTCTTCCCCTACTGCACCTGCATCAGCTACGTCAACAGCTGCCTCAACCCCTTCCTCTACGCCTTCTTCGATCCTCGCTTCCGCAAGACCTGCACCTCCATGCTCTGCTGGGGCCACGGCAGGTGTAGGGGCACCTCCCACAGCAGCAGCGGGGAGAAGTCGGCTAGCTACTCCTCGGGGCACAGCCAGGGGCCCAGCCCCAACCTGGGGAAGGGCGGGGAGCAGGCGCAAGAGAAGTCCATCCCCTACAGCCAGGAGACTCTTGTGGTTGACTAG